GTCGGAATCTGCGCTCGAGTCGGGATCGTCCTCGGGAGATGCGTCGGGCGCATTCGGAACGCCGACGATACCGCTCGAGAGGGAATCAACCGTGACGGTCGCAGTGTATCGGTCGGTATCGGTCGGCTCGTCATCCTCCTCGGTTCCGTCGCTGTCCCCTGTTTCCGTCTCGTCGGCCGCCTCGAGCGCGCGACGTTCGGACGTGCCGTCTCTGGGGAGGTAGAACCCGAGCGCGGAGCCGTTGTCACTGCTCGACGACGCGTGTTCCGCGAACCGGTCGCGATCGACGGTAAACCGGTACTCGACCGATTCGATCGCCGCGGCCGGCGGCGCGTCCTCGACGGCAACGGCACCGATCGTCGACGCGTCGGCCGGCCGCGGGTGCGGTTGTGCTCGCTCGTCTCCCTTCTCGCGGCTGCGGTCAGCACGAACGTCGAAGGTCGCATCCTCGGCGTCGCCGAACTGGATCGTGACGCCCTCGAGGACGACGCTCTTGCCGACCCGGAGCGATCCGAGGTCGATCGGAACCGTTTGCTCGCGGACGTCGCTGACGGTAACGGTTCGAGTCTTCGAATCGGGTTCGACGACTTCTACCGCCGGCGACGGGCTCGAGGTCGACGAGTCCGCGCCGCCGTTGGAATCGGTGCCAGAGGACGAGTCGCCACCGTCGTCGTTCTCGAGACCTCTCGTGTGGAACCGGAGCGACTCGATCACGGCCTCCCCGGCCTCGAGATCGCGAGCGTCGACGACGAACCCGACGTGGACCGACTCCGCGGGCTCGAGGACGGCGGCTTCGTTCGCGCCTTCGATCGAGTCGCCACCGTCGGTTCGGAAGGTGACGCTTTCCGCGTCGTGCTCGAGCCAGACCGTCGCGGACTCGTTGCCCTCGTTCCTGAGCGTGACCACGTCGTCGATACCGGTCACCGCCCCGGCGGAGACGCCGTCCTTCTCGAGGGCGTCGTTATCGACCGTGAGATCGATCACGAGCTCGCCGTCGCCGTCGAGGTACGCGTAGGCGCCGTTCGGTCCGTCGTGCGGTTCGGCGACGATGCCGGTTTCGTTTCCGAGGTCGTCGTGTCCGTGTAGCTGGTCGCGCATTTCCGGGTCGTCCTCGGCCGAAAGAAGCCCTGCGTCGGTGGCGACGACGCCCGTGCCCACCACTCCGATCGTGAGCAAAACGAGCACGATCCACCGACTCGCCGCGGCGCTGGTCATCGAACTCGTCGCCCCCCGTTTGGTGGTACTCGCGTGCGCATCGTCGTCGATCAGTCCCGTTCTCGTGGTCGGTCCCCTCGCCCCGATCGTCGTTCGGTCCTGCCGGTCGATCGCGAATCGATCACTCGGCGCGTTCGCTGCTCTCGGCCTCGCTCACCCAGACGCGGACTTCGGAGACGAGCTGCCGATCCTCGTCGACGCCGTCGATGTCGTAGTCGACGTGCAGGTAGGTGACCTCCCGCTCCTCGACGACGTAGGTCGGCGGCTCGCGTTCTTCCTGATAGCTGACCGCCCGATTCTCGAGATTCCCCTCCGCGTGCGCCTCGGTAAACGAAAGTCGGTCGCCGACCGCCGGAATCGCCAGCGTGTCGGCCTCGTAGACCGTCTCGAGGAGTTCGTTCGTGCCCGCCTCGTAGACGTACAGCGAAATATGGTCGTACGTCGCCTCGAGCGTCGGTCCGCGATTTCGATCGGGCTCCTCGTCGTCGCTTCCGGAATCGTCGTCGGTCTGTGGTGTTGCCATACGTAAATTCGTCCTCGAGTAGCGTCGTTACTTGGAAAGCGTCGTCCGCAGTCGGTTACGCGGTCGGTTCGCGTGTTCTGCACCGACGGCGACTGCGCGCAGTCGTGCCGGTAACTGGTACTGGTATCGAAACAGGTGGCAGTGCGGTCTCTCCCCACCGTGAACTGCGAGCGCCGATCGGACGGCCCCGGTCGGAACTGTAACTGCGTGCGGTCGGCGTCGGCGCGGGCTCGCCACGTCCCACCCCCGTCGGACACGGCGATCTGCCGACCGCCGACGCCGATGCCGCCGTGGTGATCGGGTTCGGGGTTGCGATACGGGGTAGCTTCGATGTCGACTCTGCAGTCGGAATTGGAATCGGATTCGGGTTCGGGTGCGTGTCCGAATTCGGGTGCATCGGAGCGTCCCGCGGAACGCGGGTGCAGCCGTTCCGCAGGTCCCGCCTCGAGACATCCCCCTGGGGGCTCGAGGCCGTTGTGGTCGGGTCGGATCGCTCGACATCGTCGCTACCCGATTAGGCGGTACCGGGCTACGGTTATTGTAATACGGCTGTTGACTAGTTCTGGTTGCGGTCAATGACCCATGTTGGGTTCGTTCTGAGTATCATTGACCAGGATCTGACGGGGAAGAGCACGCCTGCTTGAAACCGATATTGATCTTGAGTGGAATCAGAACCATCCGGTCGACGCAAGGACTGAGATTGCCCCTCTAAATAGGCGATCGACACTGAAAAGAAGCGAATATACCGAGACCAATAACGGTCCCTCAGTTGGTGGGATCGTCGATCTCCGCGTAGACCGTCGCAGTCCCGTTGTACGAGTTGGTGGTGGAACCGTCGGGCTCTACGTCGACATCGCCCGTTTCGACGTAGACCC
The DNA window shown above is from Halopiger xanaduensis SH-6 and carries:
- a CDS encoding DUF1102 domain-containing protein; protein product: MTSAAASRWIVLVLLTIGVVGTGVVATDAGLLSAEDDPEMRDQLHGHDDLGNETGIVAEPHDGPNGAYAYLDGDGELVIDLTVDNDALEKDGVSAGAVTGIDDVVTLRNEGNESATVWLEHDAESVTFRTDGGDSIEGANEAAVLEPAESVHVGFVVDARDLEAGEAVIESLRFHTRGLENDDGGDSSSGTDSNGGADSSTSSPSPAVEVVEPDSKTRTVTVSDVREQTVPIDLGSLRVGKSVVLEGVTIQFGDAEDATFDVRADRSREKGDERAQPHPRPADASTIGAVAVEDAPPAAAIESVEYRFTVDRDRFAEHASSSSDNGSALGFYLPRDGTSERRALEAADETETGDSDGTEEDDEPTDTDRYTATVTVDSLSSGIVGVPNAPDASPEDDPDSSADSDGSADDSAATDADGSDADSQSADSSGNPALVAVVGMLALIASLRKRARG